The Bacillota bacterium genome includes the window AATACGCGCCCGAAGAGCTGGTCGTCCGCGTCGCGGCGGGGACGCGGCTGGACGAGCTGCAGGCCTTCCTTCGCCCCCATGGTCAGTGGTTCCCTGTCGAGCCGGTGGCGGTCCCGGGCGGTACGGTGGGCGGCCTTCTCGCCACCGGGGCGAGCGGCGCCCGGCGCCTCGCCTTCGGCACGCCCCGCGACGCGGTCACGGGGCTGAGGTTCGTGCTGCCCGACGGGCGGCGCATGCACAACGGCGCCCGCGTGGTCAAGAACGTGGCCGGCTACGACGTGATGCGCCTTCTGGTCGGCTCCCTGGGGACGCTGGCGGTGATCAGCGAGGCCTGGCTGCGCGTCCGCCCGCTGCCCGAACGGCGGGAGACGCTCCTCGTCCTTGCCTCCGGCACGCCCCCGGCGACGAGGGAGCTGGAGGATCTGGCCCGCCGTCTCCTCGCCTCCGAGCTCCTGCCCACCGCGCTGGAGCTTCTCGACCCTTCCGCCTCCTCCACCCTCGGGCTCTCCCCCCGCCCCTGCCTGGCCGTCGAGCTCCAGGGCGGGGAACGGGAGGTGGCCTACCAGCGCGACCGGCTGGCCACCCTCGCCGGCGAGGGAGGAGCGGCCCCGGCGCGCCTCTCGCTCGACCGCCTGGAGGAAGGGTCCTCCGACGACTTCTGGTGGCGCTTCCACCACCGGCTGCCGGAGGCTGCACTGGTCGCCCGCGCGGGCGTCGCCCTGGCCGACCTGCCGGCGGTGCTGGAGGAGGCCGACCGGCGCGAGCTGGAGGCGGCCCGTGTGGCGGGGCCCGGCCACGGCGTCCTTCGCCTCTTCGCCACCCCCGCGGAGGAGGAAGCGGCGCTCGACCGGTGGGCGGGCTTCCTCCGCCATCTGCGGGAGGTCGTGGAGGCGCGCGGCGGTGCGCTGGTCCTCGAGAAGGCACCGGAGCGGCTGCGCGGCCGGCTCTCCGCCTGGGGCGCGCCGCCGCCGTCCGTCGAGCTGATGCGGGCGATCAAGGCCCGCTTCGACCCCCGGGGGCTTCTCAACCCCGGGCGCTTCGTGGGGGGGATCTGAACATGGCCCTGTCCGAGGCGGGCGCGGTCCCGGAGCGGAGCGACGGGGCCGGGAAGCCCGAACTCTGGGAGGCCTGCGTCCACTGCGGCTTCTGCCTGCCGGCCTGCCCCACCTACCAGGAGACGGGGCTGGAGGAGCTCTCCCCCCGCGGCCGGGTCTACCTCGTCCGCGCCGCCGCCGAGGGACGGCTCTCGCGCCGGGATGCGGCCTGGCTGGAGCCCGTCGACACCTGCCTCGACTGCCGCGCCTGCGAGGTGGTCTGCCCGTCGGGGGTCCGCGTCGGCGCGCTGATCGAGCAGGCCCGGAGCCAGGTCTGGGCCGGGCGCCGGGCTTCCTTCTGGAGGCGGCTCGCCTTCCGCCACCTGGTCCCGCATCCTCGCCGCTGGGCGCGGCTCGCCCGCCTCGCCCGCCTCTACCAGCGCAGCGGGCTGCGGCGGCTCCTGCAGCGGCTCCGCTTCCTGGGCCTCCTGCCGGACCACCTGCGCCAGCTGGAGTCGGTCCTCCCCGAGGTGCGCGGCTGGACGGTCCGCGAGCGGATCCGCCGCCTCGCCCCGCCCGCCGGCGTCCGCGCCCGCGGGCGCGTGGCGCTCTTCACCGGCTGCATCCAGGACGTGGCCTTCACCGGCGTCAACGAGGCGGCGGCCCGGGTCCTGGCGCGGAACGGCTACGAGGTGGTGATCCCCAGGGAGCAGGTCTGCTGCGGCGCGCTCCACCGGGACGAGGGCGACCGCGAGACCGCGGTCCGGCTGGCGCGGCGGAACGTCGAGGTCTTCCTGGGCGCCCTGGAGGCCGGGGTCGACTGGGTGGTCACCACCGCCGGCGGCTGCGGCGCGGCGCTGCTGGAGTACCCGGAGCTGGTCGGCGAGGAACCCGCCTGGGCTGGCCGGGCGCGCCGCCTCGCGGAACGGGTGATCGACGTCAGCCAGCTCCTCGACCGCCAGGGCTGGGAGCCTCCGCGGGCGGCGCCGGGCGGTGCCCGGGGCGCCGGCCCCGTGCCGCTCCGGGTCACGGTTCAGGAGTCCTGCCACCTGCGCAACGTGATGGGGGTCCGCGAGGCGCCGCGCCGCCTCCTTCGCGCCGTCCCGGGGGTGGAGCTGCTCGAGATGCCCGACGCGGGGCGCTGCTGCGGCAGCGCCGGCGTCTACAACATCGGCCATCCCGACCTCTCCTTCCGCCTCATGGACAGGAAGGCGGCCGACCTGCCCGAGGGGGCGGAGGTGGTGGCAACCGGCAACCCGGGCTGCGCGCTCCAGATGGCGCTGGGCGCCAGGCGGGCCGGGCGCCCCGTTCGCGTCGTCCACCCGGTCGTCCTGCTGGACGAGGCGTATCGCGCCGAGGAGGTGACGGGCGATGGCCGGAGCGGTTGACCGCCTGCCGGCGGACGGAGGAGCCGGCCTCCCCGCCGAGGTGGTCCGCGGCCTGGCGGCCATCGTCGGCGCCGACTCCGTCCTGGCCGGTTCGGCGCGGCTCCTCGCCTACGAGTGCGACGGCAACACCGTCTTCAGCGGCCTGCCCCAGGCCGTCGTCCTCCCCCATGACCGCGAGGAGGTGGAGCGGGTGATCCGCTTCCTCGACGAGCACGACGTCCCCTGGCTCCCCCGCGGCTCCGGCACCGGCCTCTCGGGCGGCGCCGTCGCCTGGCAAGGTGGCGTCGTCGTCGACCTCGTCCGTCTCCGCCGCCTGGTCCGCGTCGACCCCGAGAGCCAGCGCGCCTGGGTGGAGCCGGGCGTCACCAACCTGGCGCTGACCGAGGCGGTCGCCCCGTTCGGCTTCTTCTACGCGCCCGACCCGTCGAGCCAGGTGGCCTGCAGCATCGGCGGCAACGTGGCGGAGAACTCGGGAGGAAGTCACTGCCTCAAATACGGCGTCACCACCAACCACGTCCTCGGCCTGGAGGTGGTCATCCCCCGCGGCGGGCGGCTCCGCCTGGGCGGGGCGGCGCCCGACCTGCCGGGATACGATCTGACCGGCTTCTTCGTGGGCTCGGAAGGCACCCTCGGGCTGGCCACGGAGGCGGTGGTCCGGCTGGTCAGGCGGCCGCAGGCGGTACGGACCGTCCTCGCCCTCTTCGCCACGCCCGACGAGGCGAGCCGGACCGTCTCCGACGTGATCGCGGCCGGCATCCTCCCCGCGGCGATGGAGATGATGGACCGCCTGGCCATGGACGGCGTCGAGCTCGGCCCCTACCGGGTCGGCTACCCGCCGGAGGCCGGCGCGGTCCTGCTGGTCGAGGTGGACGGGATCGAGGCCGGGCTTGAGGAGCAGGCCGAGCGCATCGTGGCCATCGCCCGCCGCAACGGCGTCCAGGACGTGCGCGTGGCGCGGAGCGCCGACGAGCGGAACCTCTGGTGGCAGAACCGGAAGACCGCCTTCGGCGCCATGGGCCATCTCTCGCCCAGCTACTACGTCCAGGACGGCGTCATCCCGCGCAGCCGGCTCCCCCGGGTGCTCCGCCAAGTCGACGAGATCCGCCGCGAGTTCGGGCTCCGCATCGCCAACGTCTTCCACGCCGGCGACGGGAACCTCCACCCGCTGATCCTCTTCGACGACCGCCGGCCGGGCCAGCGCGAGCGGGCGATCCGCGCCGGCTCCGCCATCCTTCGCGCCTGCGTCGAGGAGGGCGGTTCGATCACCGGCGAGCACGGCGTAGGCATCGAGAAGCGCGAGGAGATGCGGCTGATGTACAGCGACGAAGAGCTCCGCTTCCAGGCGGAGCTGCGGCGGGCGTGGGACCCGAAGGGGCTGGCCAACCCCGGCAAGGTGCTCCCCGTCTGAGGCCCGCCGCCCTCGGGAGGAGGCGAGAGGCTTGTTCGCCCAGATCCTCGACCCCACCGGCAGCCCGCCCCTGACCGTCCTGCTCGCCCTGGTGCCGCTGGCCTTCCTGCTCGTCCTGCTCGCCGTCTTCCGCCTGAGCGCCTGGCTGGCGACGCTGGTCGGCAGCGCCGTCACCCTCGCCCTGGCCATGCTGGTCTGGCGGGCGCCGGCGGGCGGCGCGCTGGCCGCCTACCTCTACGGCGCCCTCCAGGGCACGTGGGTGATCGACTGGATCACCTTCTGGGGCCTGGTCATCTTCAACACGCTCGTCCTGACGGGCAGCTTCGACCGCTTCAAGAGCTGGATCCTGGCCGAGGCGACGGCCGACATCCGCGTCCAGACCATCCTCCTGGCCTGGTCCTTCGGCGCCCTGCTGGAGGGGTTGGTCGGCTTCGGCTATCCCTGGTCGGTGGTCGCGCCCATCCTGATCGGCATCGGCATCAGCGACCTGGAGGCGATCCGCGTCGCCGCGCTGGCCAACAACGCGCCCGTCTCGTACGGGGCGCTGGGCGCGCCCATCCTGGCCCTGGGCGTGGTCACGCAGCTCGACCCGTTCGCCCTCTCGGCCTCGGTGGGGAAGCTGGTGGCCGTCCTGGCGCTGCTCCCGCCCTGGATCCTCATCTACCTTGTCAGCGGCCGCCAGGGGCTGAAGGAGGCCTGGCCGCTGGCGCTGGTCGCCTCGCTCTCCTACATCGCCGGCCAGTACCCGGTCTCCCAGTGGGTCGGCCCCTACCTGCCCGACCTGACCGGGTCGCTGGTCTCCTTCTGGGTGCTCTACGCCTTCCTGCGCGTCTGGCGGCCGCGGGTGGTGCGGGGCTTCGGCGGGTCGCCGCTCGCCGCGGCGGCGGACGATCCGGCGGGGAACGGGGGCGGTCTCAGGGCGGCGCTCGAGGCCTGGCTTCCCTATATCGTGCTGATCGTGGTGGTGGTCGCCTGGACGGGGCCCTGGTCGCACCTGCCCTCGCTCACCCTCTTCAAGCTCTCCACCTCGGCGGTCTCCTCCGTGACGCACCGGGAGGTGACGTCCGCCTTCGCCTTCACGCCGCTGGGCGGCGGCACCGCCATCCTGGCCAGCTGGCTGGTCATCACCGCCATCCTGCGCCCCTCGCTCCGGACGCTGGGCGAGGTCTTCGCCCGCACCTTCCGGCAGATGTGGGGCGCGCTCCTGGTCGCGTTCTTCATCTTCGGGCTCGCCTACGTCTTCAACTACTCGGGGATGGCCGCCTCGCTGGCCTACAGCTTCGCCAAGGTGGGACCGGCCTTCGTGGTCCTGGCGCCGGTCTTGGGCTGGGTGGGCGTGGCGCTGTCGGGGAGCAACACCTCGACCAACGCCATGTTCGGGCAGA containing:
- a CDS encoding FAD-binding oxidoreductase, with the translated sequence MERLSPGQPEPPRDGSASTASRGRPSPARAEPGSEEELARLLQEAYQQGRAVLPQGGASQWQLGEPPAAADLLLSLRGLRGVTEYAPEELVVRVAAGTRLDELQAFLRPHGQWFPVEPVAVPGGTVGGLLATGASGARRLAFGTPRDAVTGLRFVLPDGRRMHNGARVVKNVAGYDVMRLLVGSLGTLAVISEAWLRVRPLPERRETLLVLASGTPPATRELEDLARRLLASELLPTALELLDPSASSTLGLSPRPCLAVELQGGEREVAYQRDRLATLAGEGGAAPARLSLDRLEEGSSDDFWWRFHHRLPEAALVARAGVALADLPAVLEEADRRELEAARVAGPGHGVLRLFATPAEEEAALDRWAGFLRHLREVVEARGGALVLEKAPERLRGRLSAWGAPPPSVELMRAIKARFDPRGLLNPGRFVGGI
- a CDS encoding (Fe-S)-binding protein, encoding MALSEAGAVPERSDGAGKPELWEACVHCGFCLPACPTYQETGLEELSPRGRVYLVRAAAEGRLSRRDAAWLEPVDTCLDCRACEVVCPSGVRVGALIEQARSQVWAGRRASFWRRLAFRHLVPHPRRWARLARLARLYQRSGLRRLLQRLRFLGLLPDHLRQLESVLPEVRGWTVRERIRRLAPPAGVRARGRVALFTGCIQDVAFTGVNEAAARVLARNGYEVVIPREQVCCGALHRDEGDRETAVRLARRNVEVFLGALEAGVDWVVTTAGGCGAALLEYPELVGEEPAWAGRARRLAERVIDVSQLLDRQGWEPPRAAPGGARGAGPVPLRVTVQESCHLRNVMGVREAPRRLLRAVPGVELLEMPDAGRCCGSAGVYNIGHPDLSFRLMDRKAADLPEGAEVVATGNPGCALQMALGARRAGRPVRVVHPVVLLDEAYRAEEVTGDGRSG
- a CDS encoding FAD-linked oxidase C-terminal domain-containing protein; the protein is MAGAVDRLPADGGAGLPAEVVRGLAAIVGADSVLAGSARLLAYECDGNTVFSGLPQAVVLPHDREEVERVIRFLDEHDVPWLPRGSGTGLSGGAVAWQGGVVVDLVRLRRLVRVDPESQRAWVEPGVTNLALTEAVAPFGFFYAPDPSSQVACSIGGNVAENSGGSHCLKYGVTTNHVLGLEVVIPRGGRLRLGGAAPDLPGYDLTGFFVGSEGTLGLATEAVVRLVRRPQAVRTVLALFATPDEASRTVSDVIAAGILPAAMEMMDRLAMDGVELGPYRVGYPPEAGAVLLVEVDGIEAGLEEQAERIVAIARRNGVQDVRVARSADERNLWWQNRKTAFGAMGHLSPSYYVQDGVIPRSRLPRVLRQVDEIRREFGLRIANVFHAGDGNLHPLILFDDRRPGQRERAIRAGSAILRACVEEGGSITGEHGVGIEKREEMRLMYSDEELRFQAELRRAWDPKGLANPGKVLPV
- a CDS encoding L-lactate permease; translation: MFAQILDPTGSPPLTVLLALVPLAFLLVLLAVFRLSAWLATLVGSAVTLALAMLVWRAPAGGALAAYLYGALQGTWVIDWITFWGLVIFNTLVLTGSFDRFKSWILAEATADIRVQTILLAWSFGALLEGLVGFGYPWSVVAPILIGIGISDLEAIRVAALANNAPVSYGALGAPILALGVVTQLDPFALSASVGKLVAVLALLPPWILIYLVSGRQGLKEAWPLALVASLSYIAGQYPVSQWVGPYLPDLTGSLVSFWVLYAFLRVWRPRVVRGFGGSPLAAAADDPAGNGGGLRAALEAWLPYIVLIVVVVAWTGPWSHLPSLTLFKLSTSAVSSVTHREVTSAFAFTPLGGGTAILASWLVITAILRPSLRTLGEVFARTFRQMWGALLVAFFIFGLAYVFNYSGMAASLAYSFAKVGPAFVVLAPVLGWVGVALSGSNTSTNAMFGQIQVVAGKLLGFPALLLPSLNSVGSEIGKPIAPQTASVGVSTSRLVRNEGEVIRHNMGWTLVLLAYLILIGLFFRYVVPGAMEL